A region from the Halomarina litorea genome encodes:
- a CDS encoding L-lactate permease yields MASAVDILVALSPLITIAVLMVGLYWPATRAMPVAWLVAIGAGVYWGMSPTWIAASSILGFITATNILWIVFGAILLLYTLKETGAFEAINQGFVSISEDRRVQVVLLVFLLGSFIEGAAGFGTPAAIVGPLLVGLGFPPLAAVTVALTGNLMAITFGAVGTPLIIGMRDVFSDVSRIQQEVTTQGDFASVAAWVAEIAAWAATYHVIVGVLLPFIGVAMMTRFFGEERSIRPALEVLPLTLFAWAAFSVPYWLTATYLGPAFPGLIGSMVGMVITVGALKAGYFHPDEEWDFGPQAQWPDHWVGDIAPGESSSRGTTVAADGGQVVDRSPPMSLGLAWFPYLLLAVLLVLTRVWTPLTNFLQTHGVLVWSDILGTGLEDSIAVLYLPGAVFAFVHLLTIGLHRMDGREVKNAWTETIEKIAPAVVALLFAVATVQIMLQSADATSGEGMLLLLSGVTANLAGGVYPFFAAFVGALGAFLAGSNTVSDILFGTFQYSVASELGVSHTLLLGAQAVGGAIGNLIAVHNVVAALAVVGLVGEEGRVIRLELIPLLYYGVLTGILAMLFSYVLAPGVF; encoded by the coding sequence ATGGCTAGCGCCGTCGACATCCTCGTCGCGCTGTCACCGCTCATCACCATCGCGGTGCTCATGGTCGGCCTCTACTGGCCGGCGACGCGGGCGATGCCCGTCGCGTGGCTCGTCGCCATCGGCGCGGGCGTCTACTGGGGGATGTCCCCGACGTGGATCGCCGCGTCCTCGATACTCGGGTTCATCACCGCCACGAACATCCTCTGGATCGTCTTCGGGGCCATCCTGCTCCTCTACACGCTGAAGGAGACGGGCGCCTTCGAGGCCATCAACCAGGGGTTCGTCTCCATCAGCGAGGACAGGCGCGTGCAGGTCGTCCTGCTCGTCTTCCTCCTCGGGTCGTTCATCGAGGGGGCCGCCGGGTTCGGGACGCCCGCCGCCATCGTCGGCCCCCTGCTGGTCGGTCTCGGCTTCCCGCCGCTGGCGGCCGTCACGGTCGCCCTGACGGGCAACCTGATGGCCATCACCTTCGGCGCGGTCGGGACGCCGCTCATCATCGGGATGCGCGACGTGTTCTCGGACGTTTCGCGCATCCAACAGGAGGTCACCACGCAGGGTGACTTCGCCAGCGTCGCCGCGTGGGTCGCCGAAATCGCCGCGTGGGCCGCCACCTACCACGTCATCGTCGGCGTCCTCCTGCCGTTCATCGGCGTCGCCATGATGACGCGCTTCTTCGGCGAGGAACGCTCGATCCGGCCCGCCCTGGAAGTGCTGCCCCTCACGCTGTTCGCGTGGGCGGCCTTCTCGGTGCCCTACTGGCTCACCGCCACCTACCTCGGGCCCGCCTTCCCCGGCCTCATCGGGTCGATGGTCGGCATGGTCATCACCGTCGGTGCGCTGAAAGCCGGCTACTTCCACCCCGACGAGGAGTGGGACTTCGGCCCGCAGGCGCAGTGGCCCGACCACTGGGTCGGCGACATCGCCCCCGGCGAGTCCAGTTCCCGCGGGACGACGGTCGCCGCAGACGGGGGGCAAGTCGTCGACCGGTCGCCCCCGATGTCGCTCGGTCTCGCGTGGTTTCCCTACCTCCTGCTCGCGGTCTTGCTCGTCCTCACGCGAGTCTGGACGCCACTGACGAACTTTCTGCAGACCCACGGCGTCCTCGTCTGGAGCGACATCCTCGGGACGGGCCTCGAAGACTCCATCGCCGTGCTCTACCTGCCCGGCGCGGTGTTCGCCTTCGTCCACCTCCTGACCATCGGTCTCCACCGGATGGACGGCCGCGAGGTCAAGAACGCGTGGACGGAGACGATAGAGAAGATCGCGCCCGCCGTCGTGGCACTCCTGTTCGCCGTCGCGACGGTTCAGATCATGCTCCAGTCCGCCGACGCGACGAGCGGCGAGGGCATGTTGCTCCTGCTCTCGGGGGTCACCGCCAACCTCGCGGGCGGGGTCTACCCGTTCTTCGCGGCGTTCGTCGGCGCCCTCGGCGCGTTCCTCGCGGGGTCGAACACGGTCAGCGACATCCTGTTCGGGACGTTCCAGTACAGCGTCGCCAGTGAACTCGGCGTCTCGCACACCCTCCTGCTCGGCGCGCAGGCGGTGGGCGGGGCCATCGGGAACCTCATCGCCGTCCACAACGTCGTCGCGGCACTCGCCGTCGTCGGCCTCGTCGGCGAGGAGGGCCGCGTGATTCGCCTCGAACTCATCCCGCTGCTGTACTACGGCGTCCTGACCGGCATCCTCGCGATGCTGTTCAGCTACGTGCTGGCCCCCGGCGTCTTCTGA
- a CDS encoding competence/damage-inducible protein A, translated as MNAALLTVGDELLAGDIENTNATWLARQLTDRGVSVERITVVPDEVDTIAEYVRTFAGQFDAVVVTGGLGGTPDDVTMDGVAAAFDRPLAVDEEARADIERSVAAYQEANPDRDVRVNVERHASLPEGARALINGDGLSPGCVVENVYVVPGIPREMKAMFADVADEFTGEVRSRTLHTPLPESDVTPFMETAREDLPDAVLGSYPSREGTPNRIKITAESDEAIDEAEAWLCERIDVQRPPEDGGDETGEE; from the coding sequence ATGAACGCGGCCCTGCTCACCGTCGGCGACGAGTTGCTCGCCGGCGACATCGAGAACACGAACGCGACGTGGCTCGCCCGTCAACTGACCGACCGGGGGGTGTCGGTCGAGCGCATCACCGTCGTCCCCGACGAGGTCGACACCATCGCGGAGTACGTCCGCACGTTCGCCGGGCAGTTCGACGCCGTCGTCGTCACCGGCGGCCTCGGCGGGACGCCCGACGACGTGACGATGGACGGCGTCGCCGCCGCCTTCGACCGCCCGCTCGCGGTCGACGAGGAGGCGCGCGCGGACATCGAACGGAGCGTCGCCGCCTATCAGGAGGCCAACCCGGACCGCGACGTCCGGGTGAACGTCGAGCGTCACGCGTCCCTCCCCGAGGGGGCACGCGCGCTCATCAACGGTGACGGCCTCTCGCCGGGGTGTGTCGTGGAGAACGTCTACGTCGTCCCCGGCATCCCCCGCGAGATGAAGGCGATGTTCGCGGACGTGGCCGACGAGTTCACCGGGGAGGTCCGCTCCCGGACCCTCCACACGCCGCTCCCGGAGAGTGACGTGACGCCGTTCATGGAGACGGCCCGCGAGGACCTCCCGGACGCCGTCCTCGGGTCGTACCCCAGTCGCGAGGGGACTCCGAACCGCATCAAGATCACCGCCGAGAGCGACGAGGCCATCGACGAGGCCGAGGCGTGGCTCTGCGAGCGAATCGACGTCCAGCGCCCGCCCGAAGACGGCGGGGACGAGACGGGCGAGGAGTGA
- a CDS encoding site-2 protease family protein produces the protein MRSFRIGSVFGIPIQLDLTFLLVLPLFAYIIGTQTGLWVDTLNSVFGTDIALGGLANGGTSFVLGTAAALGLFASVLLHELGHSVVAMRYGFPIASITLWLFGGIAQLTEMPEDWKQELYIAIAGPVVSVGLGVGLAALFLVLPGGTVAGSALLFVVGYLAITNLALAGFNLLPGFPMDGGRVLRALLARTRPYAQATQIAAEVGKAFALLLGLVGLFVGFNIFLIGVAFFIYIGASSEAQQTITKAAFEGVQVRDVMTPADRVTTVPATASVSDLVETMFRERHTGYPVTRDGRVVGLVTLEDAKRVKEVERDAYRVEEVMTTDLITVDPDEDAMDALSRMGQHGVGRLLVMERPDVAADATGGFGWGSAASDAEEFDDPEGLDDFADADAPPDGEFVGLITRTDLMTALDIIRSSGSLDPRGTDRRDADGPLPGADDGTARTPDELR, from the coding sequence ATGCGAAGCTTCCGTATCGGGAGCGTGTTCGGCATTCCCATCCAGCTGGACCTGACGTTCCTGCTGGTCCTGCCGCTGTTCGCGTACATCATCGGCACGCAGACGGGGCTGTGGGTCGATACGCTCAACTCCGTCTTCGGCACGGACATCGCTCTCGGCGGCCTCGCGAACGGTGGCACGTCGTTCGTCCTCGGGACGGCGGCCGCGCTCGGCCTGTTCGCGAGCGTCCTCCTGCACGAACTGGGCCACTCCGTCGTGGCGATGCGCTACGGGTTCCCCATCGCCTCCATCACGCTGTGGCTGTTCGGCGGCATCGCCCAGCTGACCGAGATGCCCGAGGACTGGAAGCAGGAGCTCTACATCGCCATCGCCGGTCCAGTCGTGAGCGTCGGCCTCGGCGTCGGCCTCGCCGCCCTCTTTCTCGTCCTCCCGGGCGGGACGGTCGCCGGGAGCGCCCTCCTGTTCGTCGTCGGCTACCTCGCCATCACGAACCTCGCGCTCGCGGGGTTCAACCTCCTGCCCGGCTTCCCGATGGACGGCGGGCGGGTCCTCCGGGCGCTCCTCGCGCGCACCCGACCGTACGCGCAGGCGACCCAGATAGCCGCGGAGGTGGGCAAGGCGTTCGCGCTCCTGCTCGGTCTCGTCGGCCTGTTCGTCGGGTTCAACATCTTCCTCATCGGCGTCGCCTTCTTCATCTACATCGGGGCGTCCTCGGAGGCCCAGCAGACCATCACGAAGGCCGCCTTCGAGGGCGTACAGGTCAGGGACGTCATGACGCCCGCCGACCGGGTGACGACGGTGCCCGCGACGGCGAGCGTCTCGGACCTCGTGGAGACGATGTTCCGCGAGCGACACACCGGCTATCCCGTGACGCGTGACGGGCGCGTCGTCGGTCTGGTCACGCTGGAGGACGCGAAACGCGTCAAGGAGGTCGAACGCGACGCCTACCGCGTCGAGGAGGTGATGACTACCGACCTCATCACCGTCGATCCCGACGAGGACGCGATGGACGCCCTCTCGCGCATGGGCCAACACGGCGTCGGTCGCCTGCTGGTGATGGAACGGCCGGACGTCGCGGCGGACGCGACGGGCGGGTTCGGGTGGGGGTCGGCCGCGAGTGACGCCGAGGAGTTCGACGACCCGGAGGGACTCGACGACTTCGCGGACGCGGACGCGCCGCCCGACGGGGAGTTCGTCGGCCTCATCACCCGCACCGACCTGATGACGGCCCTCGACATCATCCGGTCCAGCGGGTCGCTCGACCCTCGCGGGACCGACCGGCGGGACGCCGACGGCCCCCTCCCCGGGGCGGACGACGGGACGGCCCGCACGCCGGACGAACTGCGCTGA
- a CDS encoding cupin domain-containing protein, whose protein sequence is MSDSERERDPSTEPLVRRAEEVEYESVGAAEGMAKGVLVSPADGAPNLAIRRFTLDPGASVPKHTNEVEHEQYVLSGEYVVGLGDEEHTVEAGDSLFIPAGTVHWYRNEGDEPGAFLCAVPNGDDEIRLLDE, encoded by the coding sequence ATGAGCGACAGCGAGCGCGAACGCGACCCGTCCACAGAGCCGCTGGTCCGCCGCGCCGAGGAGGTCGAGTACGAGTCCGTGGGGGCCGCAGAGGGCATGGCGAAGGGCGTCCTCGTCAGTCCGGCGGACGGCGCACCGAACCTCGCCATTCGCCGGTTCACGCTCGACCCCGGCGCGTCGGTACCGAAACACACCAACGAGGTCGAACACGAGCAGTACGTCCTCTCCGGCGAGTACGTCGTCGGCCTCGGCGACGAAGAGCACACAGTGGAAGCGGGCGACTCGCTGTTCATCCCCGCCGGAACCGTCCACTGGTACCGCAACGAGGGCGACGAACCGGGCGCGTTCCTCTGTGCGGTTCCCAACGGCGACGACGAGATTCGCCTGCTGGACGAGTAG
- a CDS encoding DUF5814 domain-containing protein, which yields MAITDKIYLKNHRQLASQLEVNIPKGAFKGATLDLLFQGEGLEKLDEATRERVLDFATDFLDCDCEANPHCGHPERKFMRYLLELREQGLGPDAIVDVMSDDYMLYAYPGDVLSFLDDSVRTLEAIEDLANVEGNREAANEAGERKRRLS from the coding sequence GTGGCCATCACGGACAAGATATACCTGAAGAACCACCGACAGCTCGCCTCCCAGCTCGAGGTGAACATCCCGAAGGGGGCGTTCAAGGGCGCGACGCTCGACTTGCTCTTCCAGGGCGAGGGATTGGAGAAGCTCGACGAGGCCACCCGCGAACGGGTGCTCGACTTCGCGACGGACTTCCTCGACTGCGACTGCGAGGCCAACCCGCACTGCGGCCACCCCGAACGCAAGTTTATGCGCTACCTGCTGGAACTGCGCGAACAGGGCCTCGGCCCGGACGCCATCGTCGACGTGATGAGCGACGACTACATGCTGTACGCCTACCCCGGCGACGTGCTCTCCTTCCTCGACGACTCGGTGCGCACGCTCGAAGCCATCGAGGACCTCGCGAACGTCGAGGGGAACCGCGAGGCGGCGAACGAGGCGGGCGAGCGAAAGCGGCGGCTCTCCTGA
- a CDS encoding CopG family transcriptional regulator, translating into MGNKNKTISFRVNEDVFETLRDIAEQRDISLSAVFRDYVDTLVAHDGQVRVVPEHEYDEGDEDAESFPPKVEVPKSFIREHERLELEADHLREQLDEYKRYVTSLSQQLEEYDEEEVINLEDLDSTEGDDTFRLG; encoded by the coding sequence ATGGGCAACAAGAACAAGACCATCTCCTTCCGTGTCAACGAGGACGTCTTCGAGACGTTGCGGGACATCGCCGAACAGCGCGACATCTCGCTGTCGGCCGTCTTCCGCGACTACGTCGACACGCTCGTTGCCCACGACGGCCAGGTGCGTGTTGTCCCCGAACACGAGTACGACGAGGGCGACGAGGACGCAGAGAGCTTCCCGCCGAAGGTGGAGGTGCCGAAGAGCTTCATCCGGGAACACGAGCGCCTCGAACTGGAGGCCGACCACCTCCGCGAGCAGCTAGACGAGTACAAACGCTACGTGACGTCGCTCTCACAGCAGTTAGAGGAGTACGACGAGGAGGAGGTCATCAACCTCGAGGACCTCGACTCGACCGAGGGCGACGACACGTTCCGACTGGGCTGA
- a CDS encoding DEAD/DEAH box helicase codes for MSQQVASVDTLFIHERRDDFTVAVERDGQRVLHGVLELKDTDAGPRPARLRVKKGSDEDLRSPDQFVELARRASRIRISEQTSPAMRDRVREMLDGYQLEAKVVRTCRYCAGAGRYSPLTSETAIKADDEHICPDCAKRELERELDYRNMRSGARKRLEDLLLEVQDLERIVNLLKGRLDPDLTKFDEISATTDDIELVSTETLDLHPKLKSQVTESFDTLLPVQSLSVENGLLDGRDQLVVSATATGKTLVGELAGIDRVLKGKGKMLFLVPLVALANQKHEQFEEKYGHLADVTIRVGASRIRDDGARFDAGADVIVGTYEGIDHALRTGRNLGDIGTVVIDEVHTLGEQERGHRLDGLISRLKDYTERGTTEASRDARTGDARERRKNDTQWVYLSATVGNPAQLARGLEATLVEFEERPVPIERHVTFADGQEKLDIEDKLVKRAFDAKSSKGYRGQTIIFTNSRRRCHEISRKLQYDSAPYHAGLDYGRRKQVERMFADQDLAAVVTTAALAAGVDFPASQVLFDTLAMGIEWLTVQEFEQMLGRAGRPDYHDKGTVYVLVEPDAVYHNSMEMTEDEVAFKLLKGEMESVMTPYDEGAAVEETLANIVVAGSGAKRLNDRMIGSIPTKHALGKLLDYGFIEGASPTPLGRAVAKHFLSPKRAFVMLEGIRSGDDPYDIVGDLEMLENEEG; via the coding sequence GTGTCACAGCAGGTCGCCAGCGTCGATACGCTCTTCATCCACGAGCGGCGCGACGACTTCACGGTCGCCGTCGAGCGCGACGGCCAGCGGGTGCTCCACGGCGTCCTCGAACTGAAGGACACCGACGCCGGCCCCCGGCCCGCGCGCCTCCGGGTGAAGAAGGGGTCCGACGAGGACCTGCGCAGCCCCGACCAGTTCGTCGAACTCGCCCGGCGGGCCTCGCGCATCCGCATCTCCGAGCAGACCTCTCCCGCGATGCGCGACCGGGTCCGCGAGATGCTCGACGGCTACCAGCTAGAGGCGAAGGTCGTCCGCACCTGCCGGTACTGCGCCGGGGCAGGGCGGTACTCGCCGCTGACGAGCGAGACGGCCATCAAGGCCGACGACGAGCACATCTGCCCGGACTGCGCCAAGCGGGAACTCGAACGCGAACTGGACTACCGGAACATGCGCTCGGGGGCGCGAAAGCGACTGGAGGACCTCCTGCTCGAGGTGCAGGACTTAGAGCGCATCGTCAACCTCCTGAAGGGCCGCCTCGACCCTGACCTGACGAAGTTCGACGAGATTTCGGCCACCACGGACGACATCGAACTGGTGTCGACGGAGACGCTCGACCTCCACCCGAAGCTCAAGTCGCAGGTGACGGAGAGCTTCGACACCCTGCTCCCTGTCCAGAGCCTCTCGGTGGAGAACGGCCTCCTCGACGGGCGCGACCAGCTCGTCGTGAGCGCCACCGCGACGGGCAAGACCCTCGTGGGCGAACTCGCGGGCATCGACCGCGTGCTGAAGGGGAAGGGGAAGATGCTCTTTCTCGTCCCGCTGGTCGCCCTCGCCAACCAGAAACACGAGCAGTTCGAGGAGAAGTACGGCCACCTCGCGGACGTGACCATCCGGGTGGGGGCCTCGCGCATCCGCGACGACGGCGCGCGCTTCGACGCGGGAGCGGACGTCATCGTCGGCACCTACGAGGGTATCGACCACGCCCTCCGAACCGGGCGGAATCTGGGCGACATCGGCACCGTCGTCATCGACGAGGTGCACACCCTCGGCGAACAGGAACGCGGGCACCGGCTGGACGGTCTCATCTCGCGGCTGAAAGACTACACGGAGCGCGGGACGACGGAGGCGTCCCGGGACGCGCGAACGGGCGACGCCCGTGAGCGTCGGAAGAACGACACCCAGTGGGTGTACCTCTCGGCGACGGTGGGCAACCCCGCACAACTCGCGCGCGGGCTGGAGGCGACGCTCGTCGAGTTCGAGGAGCGACCCGTCCCCATCGAACGCCACGTTACGTTCGCCGACGGACAGGAGAAACTCGACATCGAGGACAAACTGGTCAAGCGGGCGTTCGACGCGAAGTCCTCGAAGGGCTACCGGGGCCAGACCATCATCTTCACCAACTCCCGCCGGCGCTGTCACGAGATATCGCGGAAACTCCAGTACGACTCCGCGCCGTACCACGCGGGACTGGACTACGGCCGCCGCAAGCAGGTCGAACGGATGTTCGCGGACCAGGATCTGGCGGCCGTCGTCACGACCGCTGCGCTGGCCGCCGGGGTGGACTTCCCCGCCTCGCAGGTCCTCTTCGACACGCTGGCGATGGGCATCGAGTGGCTCACCGTTCAGGAGTTCGAGCAGATGCTCGGGCGCGCCGGGCGGCCCGACTACCACGACAAGGGGACGGTGTACGTCCTCGTCGAACCGGACGCCGTCTACCACAACTCGATGGAGATGACCGAGGACGAGGTGGCGTTCAAACTGTTGAAAGGCGAGATGGAGTCGGTGATGACGCCCTACGACGAGGGGGCCGCAGTGGAAGAGACCCTCGCCAACATCGTCGTCGCCGGGAGCGGGGCGAAGCGACTCAACGACCGCATGATCGGCTCCATCCCCACGAAACACGCCCTCGGGAAACTCCTCGACTACGGCTTCATTGAGGGGGCGTCGCCGACTCCCCTCGGCAGGGCCGTCGCCAAGCACTTCCTCTCGCCGAAACGGGCGTTCGTCATGCTCGAAGGGATCCGCTCGGGCGACGACCCCTACGACATCGTGGGAGACTTAGAGATGCTGGAGAACGAGGAGGGCTGA
- a CDS encoding PRC-barrel domain containing protein — MSTRTDITEDDEGKKVVGPDGEEIGRITAVEHGTAHVDPDPGITDTVMSKLGWGDADEDTYPLQEASVESITDDEVRLRDFSGGRTSR, encoded by the coding sequence ATGTCGACACGAACGGACATCACCGAGGACGACGAGGGGAAGAAAGTGGTCGGTCCCGACGGCGAGGAGATCGGCCGCATCACCGCCGTCGAACACGGGACCGCACACGTGGACCCGGACCCCGGTATCACCGACACCGTCATGTCGAAACTCGGGTGGGGCGACGCCGACGAGGACACCTACCCCCTGCAGGAGGCCTCCGTCGAGTCCATCACGGACGACGAGGTCCGCCTGCGCGACTTCTCGGGCGGGCGCACCTCCCGGTAG
- a CDS encoding helix-turn-helix domain-containing protein has protein sequence MATTVVGRLPADEFALSATLRAVPDVAFRAERVIEAGGDTVMPLLWAHVDDGTLDGSELTEALREDPTTDGVTLLGDFDDEWLYRMHWTGHVELLVHMITQSKATVLRASTVGNQWELRVLYPNRESLSSTYDFCEAHGLTFDVQSVSEMDVTPSGRYGLTDPQYEALVTAREAGYFQVPRGASLDDLADDLGVSHQALSERIRRGTDVLVGEALLTQPNDE, from the coding sequence ATGGCAACCACGGTCGTCGGACGACTCCCGGCCGACGAGTTCGCCCTCTCAGCAACGCTTCGGGCAGTTCCCGACGTGGCCTTCCGTGCGGAGCGGGTCATCGAAGCCGGCGGCGACACCGTGATGCCGCTGCTCTGGGCCCACGTCGACGACGGCACGCTCGACGGGTCGGAACTCACCGAGGCACTGCGCGAGGACCCGACCACCGACGGCGTGACGCTCCTCGGTGACTTCGACGACGAGTGGCTCTACCGGATGCACTGGACCGGCCACGTCGAACTGCTCGTCCACATGATCACGCAGTCGAAGGCGACGGTCCTCCGTGCCAGCACCGTCGGCAACCAGTGGGAACTGCGCGTGCTCTACCCGAATCGCGAGTCCCTCTCCTCGACGTACGACTTCTGTGAGGCGCACGGTCTCACCTTCGACGTCCAGTCGGTCAGCGAGATGGACGTGACTCCCAGTGGTCGTTACGGCCTCACCGACCCGCAGTACGAGGCGCTCGTGACGGCCCGCGAGGCGGGATACTTCCAGGTGCCACGCGGGGCGAGCCTCGACGACCTCGCCGACGACCTCGGCGTCTCCCATCAGGCGCTCTCCGAACGCATCCGGCGCGGGACGGACGTACTCGTGGGGGAGGCGCTGCTCACGCAACCGAACGACGAGTGA
- a CDS encoding PRC-barrel domain containing protein — protein sequence MDRIELTGDDEGKDVLSPDGQLLGRIARVEDGTATVETDPAADDPVLTQLGWANDSGETFPLQSQQVAEVTDDGVWVHDL from the coding sequence ATGGACCGCATCGAACTCACCGGCGACGACGAGGGGAAGGACGTGCTGAGCCCCGACGGCCAGTTGCTCGGGCGTATCGCCCGCGTCGAGGACGGGACGGCCACCGTCGAGACGGACCCGGCGGCGGACGACCCCGTCCTCACGCAACTCGGCTGGGCGAACGACTCGGGCGAGACGTTCCCGCTTCAGTCCCAGCAGGTGGCGGAGGTGACCGACGACGGCGTGTGGGTCCACGACCTGTAG
- a CDS encoding radical SAM protein: protein MLSKGCEQCAEGGKMVLFVYGYCDQRDCFYCPLGENRKNVTDVYANERLVESDEDVIEEAKRMDALGTSITGGEPQEAMEKTCRYLRLLKDEFGEDHHTHLYTGITGGRENMRRLSEAGLDEIRFHPPYEQWGDLHGTEWEDILYVAREEGLTPAFEIPGIRGETEFLDFLDEGAADFCNVNEFEMSDGNYRRMQEEGFELREGHMSAVEGSHGVLEEMGDHPKVYFCTSVFKDAAQHRNRLKRMAKNIRREFDEVTDDGTLVYGKTWLTEDQLQALGVPEEFYVVKSDHVELAWWILEEMVETGDAEKGEIVEQYPTYDGTVVERTPLA, encoded by the coding sequence ATGCTATCGAAGGGCTGTGAACAGTGCGCCGAGGGGGGGAAGATGGTCCTGTTCGTCTACGGCTACTGCGACCAGCGCGACTGTTTCTACTGCCCGCTCGGTGAGAACCGCAAGAACGTCACCGACGTGTACGCCAACGAGCGACTGGTCGAGTCCGACGAGGACGTCATCGAGGAGGCCAAACGGATGGACGCTCTCGGCACCTCCATCACGGGCGGCGAACCGCAGGAGGCCATGGAGAAGACCTGTCGGTACCTCCGCCTCCTCAAAGACGAGTTCGGCGAGGACCACCACACCCACCTCTACACCGGCATCACGGGCGGGCGCGAGAATATGCGCCGCCTGAGCGAGGCCGGCCTCGACGAGATTCGCTTCCATCCCCCCTACGAGCAGTGGGGCGACCTCCACGGCACCGAGTGGGAGGACATCCTCTACGTCGCCCGCGAGGAGGGTCTCACCCCGGCCTTCGAGATTCCGGGCATCCGCGGCGAGACGGAGTTCCTCGACTTCCTCGACGAGGGGGCCGCCGATTTCTGTAACGTCAACGAGTTCGAGATGTCCGACGGAAATTATCGGAGAATGCAGGAGGAGGGCTTCGAACTCCGCGAGGGGCACATGAGCGCCGTCGAGGGCTCCCACGGCGTCTTAGAGGAGATGGGCGACCACCCGAAGGTGTACTTCTGTACGTCCGTGTTCAAGGACGCCGCCCAGCACCGCAACCGCCTGAAACGGATGGCGAAGAACATCCGCCGGGAGTTCGACGAGGTGACCGACGACGGCACCCTCGTCTACGGGAAGACGTGGCTCACCGAGGACCAACTGCAGGCACTCGGCGTCCCCGAGGAGTTCTACGTCGTCAAGTCCGACCACGTCGAACTGGCGTGGTGGATTCTGGAGGAGATGGTGGAGACCGGTGACGCCGAGAAAGGCGAAATCGTCGAGCAGTATCCCACCTACGACGGCACCGTCGTCGAGCGGACGCCGCTGGCCTGA
- a CDS encoding helix-turn-helix domain-containing protein: MYEATFRIRESGTYAAATRGTDARIELWCNDHCDLLHVVGGAAEATLERVRALVGVQDLLRDTDELVVVTGACLRERESRTIERYLERHDCLLLPPLRYADGAKFCRLLALRHEALTACYRDLVADGHDVSVESKREVSAVSQDAPLLTLDDALPPLTERQREVFTTAYDRGYYEIPRETSTAAVAEAVGVERRTAEEHLRRAENKLATALVPFLRR, from the coding sequence ATGTACGAAGCGACGTTCCGAATCCGGGAATCGGGAACGTACGCGGCGGCGACCCGGGGGACCGACGCGCGCATCGAACTGTGGTGTAACGACCACTGTGACCTCCTGCACGTCGTCGGCGGGGCGGCCGAGGCGACACTCGAACGGGTCCGAGCACTCGTCGGCGTCCAGGACCTGCTCCGGGACACCGACGAACTGGTCGTTGTGACCGGGGCGTGTCTCCGGGAACGGGAGTCGAGGACCATCGAGCGATACCTCGAACGACACGACTGCCTGCTGTTGCCGCCGCTCCGGTACGCCGACGGAGCGAAGTTCTGTCGCCTCCTCGCGCTCCGCCACGAGGCGCTGACGGCCTGCTACCGTGACCTCGTCGCGGACGGCCACGACGTGTCCGTCGAGTCGAAGCGGGAGGTATCGGCCGTCTCGCAGGACGCGCCCCTGCTGACGCTCGACGACGCGCTCCCACCGCTGACGGAACGCCAGCGGGAGGTGTTCACGACTGCCTACGACCGGGGATACTACGAGATTCCACGCGAAACGTCGACGGCCGCCGTCGCCGAGGCAGTCGGCGTCGAGCGACGGACCGCCGAGGAGCACCTCCGCCGGGCCGAGAACAAACTCGCCACCGCGCTGGTGCCGTTCCTCCGGCGGTGA